The genomic DNA GGTTCGTTCCATACCCTGCTGATTACCGGACCCAATACCGGCGGCAAGACGGTCACCTTAAAAACCGTTGGCCTGTTTGCCCTGATGGTGCAAGCCGGACTATTCATTCCAGCCGCCAGCGGCTCAGTGATTGCTATTTTTAACAATATTTTCGCCGATATTGGTGATGAGCAAAGCATTGAACAGAGCTTGAGCACTTTTTCTGCTCATATGACTCATTTGGTTAAGATCTTACAGCAGGTGTCGGCCCGGGATTTGGTGTTGATCGATGAAATCGGCGCCGGAACCGACCCGGAAGAGGGGGCTGCCCTGGCGATGGCTATTCTGGAGCATTTGCTCGCCAGCGGCGCCAGGACGATTGCCACCACCCATTACAGTGAACTGAAAACCTTTGCCTACAGCCGCGAGGGGATGATCAATGGCAGCGTTGAATTTGATGTGGAGACGTTGAAACCGACCTATCGCCTGCTGGTGGGTGTTCCCGGCAGCAGCAACGCTTTTGCCATTAGCCAGCGGCTGGGCTTGTCCGGTCAATTGATCCGCCGGGCGAAGGAACTGCTGGAAAAGGAGCATGCCGACCTGGAAACGGTACTGCAGGGACTAGAAAAGGAAAAGATTGATTATCATAAGCGAAATGAAGAAGTGGCCCGGTTGGAAAGGGAAATAGCCCGGCTGAGGGAAGAGATGACCCGGGAGTATGACAACCTGGAGGAAAAGAAACATAAGGTGCTGCAAAAAGCCCAACAGGAAGCGGCCTTGCTGATCCGGCAGGCAAAGCGCGAGTCCGACGAAGTGATTGCCGAGCTGAAAGCACAGTTTGCCGTAAAGACCGAACGGGACAGGCAGACGGCGATCACCAAGGCAAGAGGCAGGCTGCGGACAGCCGGTGACAGGATCGAAGAGGTGACCGAATCCGAGGCCGATTATCCGGCGCTTTCACCGGATCAGGTAAAAGCCGGTACCGGTGTCTATGTGACTACTTTAAGACAGCAGGGAACAGTCCTCAGTGTACAGGGCAGTGAGCTAACGGTACAACTGGGCCTTATGAAAGTCAATGTGCCGCTCGCTGTTTGCCGCTTGGCTGCTATCGCTCCGGCGAAAAAGTCCCATCCCGGACCGTCCCAAACGGCAGGGCGCAGACTGGACAACAGCGGTGCCAAAGCTGTCAGCCGTCAAATCGATATCCGGGGAACCAATGTAGAAGAGGCGGAGCTCCTATTGGAAAAATACCTGGATGACGCCATTGTGGCTGGTTTGCAGGAGGTCCTTGTAATTCACGGCAAGGGAACAGGCGCACTGCGCAAAGGGGTCAGAAGTTATCTGAAACACCATTATCACGTTAAGGATATTAGTATTGGAGAATTGAATGAGGGCGGCGACGGTGCTACCGTTGTACGGCTGCTGTAAACAGAGGTGTGCTTGCACACCTCTGTTTTTTTGCGCATAGATTTAAAATGAAAGGTCTGAAAATAC from Propionispora hippei DSM 15287 includes the following:
- a CDS encoding endonuclease MutS2; the encoded protein is MVEAVLHTLEFHKIIELLAQRTTSSLGRELAEALKPVSEVELVQERIDETQEARDIMAAVPNVPLGGIRDIRKVVKRAELGAVLDPSELLGIASILYAARRMKHFFHDLPVETPLLSHVAGEIEVLRPIENAIENTLTEQGQIRDDASVELKNIRREIRTAQSRVKEKLDQILRSAEYQKYFQDALVTIRSDRYVIPIKQEYRQFFPGIVHDQSASGATVFIEPMAVVNLNNDIKQWTVAEKNEVERILAALSLQISRAGEAITANCQALAWLDFVFAKARLSFDMQAQRPEINQTGYVKLQRARHPLIPSEVVVPIDVELGGSFHTLLITGPNTGGKTVTLKTVGLFALMVQAGLFIPAASGSVIAIFNNIFADIGDEQSIEQSLSTFSAHMTHLVKILQQVSARDLVLIDEIGAGTDPEEGAALAMAILEHLLASGARTIATTHYSELKTFAYSREGMINGSVEFDVETLKPTYRLLVGVPGSSNAFAISQRLGLSGQLIRRAKELLEKEHADLETVLQGLEKEKIDYHKRNEEVARLEREIARLREEMTREYDNLEEKKHKVLQKAQQEAALLIRQAKRESDEVIAELKAQFAVKTERDRQTAITKARGRLRTAGDRIEEVTESEADYPALSPDQVKAGTGVYVTTLRQQGTVLSVQGSELTVQLGLMKVNVPLAVCRLAAIAPAKKSHPGPSQTAGRRLDNSGAKAVSRQIDIRGTNVEEAELLLEKYLDDAIVAGLQEVLVIHGKGTGALRKGVRSYLKHHYHVKDISIGELNEGGDGATVVRLL